In a genomic window of Cyclopterus lumpus isolate fCycLum1 chromosome 13, fCycLum1.pri, whole genome shotgun sequence:
- the LOC117741144 gene encoding extracellular calcium-sensing receptor-like, translated as MMFAVEEINQNSTLLPGVKLGYRILDNCASSYWAQQVALSLVGGDTHSSVGQPVPLLIGTASSTTTIVLSRVLGPLSVPLISHMASCPCLSDRLNFPNVFRTIPSDIYQARAMARLAIRFRWTWMGAVIVNKDYGRLAIQAFQEETQEKGVCLEFIETLLKETIVSDARRVALTIQASTARVILIFCWYTEIKKVFLELAKINVTDRQFLASEAWSTSDDLLHDLDISKVARGVLGVAIRSSTIPGFENYLRGLHPMRRPDDEFLREFWEKEFGCSLGAAQSHAATLFPAKRSSQKGSLPLCSGTESLERVKNRFTDISQLRMSYNVYLAVYAAAHALHNLLSCPDRESSPGNNSFSCSSPKDIKPIELLQHLNKLNFTTPQGEMFYFQGADIPAKYDLVNWQNTPDGSLKLVLIGRVDGFDLHLNESAIQWSTGYNQVPTSVCSESCPPGSRKANRKGEPLCCFDCIQCAEGEISNTTDSLHCELCPHEFWSNAERTACIPRQLDFLSFNETLGITLTTAAVSGAAVTTAVFVVFLYYRQTPMVRANNSELSFLLLLSLKLCFLCSLVFIGRPSVWSCRFQQAAFGISFVLCVSCLLVKTVVVLAVFRSARPGAGALISWFGPGQQRGSVCLFTSIQVIICATWLSLSPPVPQRDLGFQGSTVTLECAMASVVGFSLVLGYIGLLACTSLFLAFLARKLPDNFNEAKLITFSMLIFCAVWIAFVPAYVSSPGKYVVAVEIFAILASSYGLLLCIFAPKCFIILFRPEKNTKKHLMAR; from the exons ATGATGTTTGCGGTGGAGGAAATCAATCAAAACAGCACCCTGCTACCAGGAGTGAAGCTGGGCTACCGTATACTTGATAACTGTGCCAGTTCCTACTGGGCTCAGCAAGTTGCACTGTCACTGGTcggaggagacacacacagct CAGTGGGTCAGCCCGTTCCTTTGCTCATTGGTACTGCCTCGTCGACAACAACCATAGTTCTGTCCAGGGTCCTGGGGCCTCTCTCTGTGCCACTT ATCAGCCACATGGCAAGCTGCCCTTGTCTGAGTGACAGGCTTAACTTTCCTAATGTCTTCAGAACAATCCCCAGTGACATTTACCAAGCCCGGGCCATGGCACGATTGGCCATTCGCTTCCGCTGGACTTGGATGGGAGCTGTGATTGTAAACAAGGATTATGGTCGTCTGGCAATACAG GCATTTCAGGAAGAGACCCAGGAAAAAGGGGTGTGTTTGGAATTTATAGAGACTCTCCTTAAAGAAACTATTGTGAGTGATGCCAGGCGTGTAGCCCTCACAATTCAAGCTTCGACTGCCAGGGTGATTCTGATCTTTTGCTGGTATACAGAGATTAAGAAAGTGTTTCTGGAACTGGCCAAGATAAAT GTGACTGATAGACAGTTTCTGGCCAGTGAGGCTTGGAGCACCAGTGATGATCTTCTTCACGATCTTGACATCTCTAAAGTGGCAAGAGGTGTTCTGGGTGTGGCCATTCGAAGTTCAACAATACCCGGATTTGAAAATTATCTCAGAGGTTTGCACCCAATGCGTCGTCCTGATGATGAATTCTTACGTGAATTCTGGGAAAAGGAGTTTGGATGCAGTCTTGGAGCTGCACAATCACATGCGGCAACTCTCTTTCCTGCAAAGCGGTCCTCTCAGAAAGGTTCTCTGCCACTCTGCAGTGGGACAGAGTCCCTAGAGAGAGTGAAGAATCGCTTCACTGATATCTCCCAACTTAGGATGTCATATAATGTCTACCTTGCTGTTTATGCTGCAGCCCACGCCCTTCACAACCTCTTGTCCTGCCCTGATAGAGAAAGCTCACCCGGAAACAACAGCTTCAGCTGTTCCTCTCCAAAAGATATCAAACCCATAGAG CTGTTGCAGCACCTGAACAAATTGAATTTCACCACACCACAAggggaaatgttttatttccaaGGTGCTGACATTCCAGCAAAGTACGACCTTGTCAACTGGCAAAACACCCCTGATGGGTCACTCAAACTGGTTCTGATTGGTCGTGTGGACGGGTTTGACCTCCACCTTAATGAATCAGCTATTCAGTGGAGTACAGGATACAATCAG GTGCCAACTTCAGTGTGCAGTGAGAGCTGTCCGCCAGGTTCCCGAAAGGCCAACAGGAAAGGAGAACCTCTCTGCTGCTTTGACTGTATCCAATGTGCTGAAGGGGAGATCAGCAATACAACTG ATTCTCTTCACTGTGAACTTTGTCCACATGAGTTTTGGTCCAATGCAGAGCGAACTGCCTGCATCCCTCGCCAGCTGGACTTCCTTTCCTTTAATGAAACCTTGGGCATCACCTTGACTACAGCAGCTGTATCTGGTGCTGCGGTGACAACAGCTGTGTTTGTAGTGTTTCTTTACTACCGTCAAACACCTATG GTGCGAGCCAACAATTCAGAACTGAGCTTCCTGCTTCTCCTGTCCCTGAAGCTGTGCTTCCTGTGCTCACTGGTGTTCATTGGTCGTCCATCAGTCTGGTCTTGTCGATTCCAACAGGCAGCTTTTGGGATCAgttttgtactttgtgtttccTGCCTCCTGGTCAAAACCGTAGTAGTTCTTGCTGTTTTCCGCTCAGCTCGGCCAGGTGCTGGAGCCTTGATTAGTTGGTTTGGTCCAGGCCAACAGAGAGGAAGTGTCTGCCTCTTTACATCTATACAG GTGATCATCTGTGCGACATGGCTGTCCCTCAGCCCTCCTGTGCCTCAACGTGATCTGGGTTTCCAAGGGTCAACGGTCACCTTGGAGTGTGCCATGGCCTCTGTGGTGGGCTTCTCTCTGGTTCTGGGTTACATTGGTCTGCTGGCCTGCACCAGTCTCTTCCTGGCCTTTCTTGCTCGGAAACTCCCTGACAACTTCAACGAGGCCAAACTGATCACTTTCAGCATGCTGATATTCTGTGCTGTTTGGATAGCTTTTGTTCCTGCTTATGTTAGCTCTCCTGGGAAGtatgttgttgctgtggagatctTTGCAATCCTGGCCTCTAGCTATGGTTTACTGCTCTGTATTTTTGCCCCAAAATGTTTCATCATTCTCTTCAGGCCTGAGAAAAACACTAAGAAACACCTGATGGCAAGGTAG